In a single window of the Elaeis guineensis isolate ETL-2024a chromosome 4, EG11, whole genome shotgun sequence genome:
- the LOC105042660 gene encoding probable galacturonosyltransferase 3 isoform X2 has product MTTTYAGISVARKMHKVNTKDLSDSLKWKNSDEETHANPNGGLQLHQKWKKNRTNEMIQLSKDAELQMQIAAMERSKHFNNTLRGLHSIWRREHQNHLQDSTLKLMKDQIIMAKVYASIASSKKNLDLARHLLKHIKQNQDAIKEANSDAELQQNALKHAKAMAHVLSLAKEQLYDCSIVARKLRAMIQASEESVIAQQKKSQFLIHFATKTVPKPLHCLPLQLTTDYFLHDHIRNELADKAKLEDPSFYHYAIFSDNVLATAVVVNSTISHVKEPEKHVFHIVTDRLNFAAMKMWFIAHPPLDAAIHVENIDEFKWLNSSYCAVLHPINSENLKQYYSARDHPSTVSAGNKNLKYKNPKYLSMLNHLRFYMPEIYPKLDKILFLDDDVVVQKDLTPLWSIDMKGMVNGAVETCKENFGRFDKYLNFSDPMISDTFDPKSCGWAFGMNIFDLKEWKKRDISGIYHYWQDMGEFRNLWKLGTLPAGLVTFYGLTYSLDWSWHVLGLGYNPLISTSVIEKAAVIHYNGNYKPWLDLAITKYKHYWNKYINFDDPYLRVCNIFQ; this is encoded by the exons ATGACTACAACATATGCAGGCATTTCTGTTGCTCGTAAAATGCATAAAGTAAACACAAAGGACTTATCTGATTCTTTGAAGTGGAAGAATTCTGATGAGGAAACCCATGCAAATCCAAACGGTGGACTG CAACTGCatcaaaaatggaagaagaacagaaCTAATGAGATGATTCAGCTAAGCAAAGATGCTGAATTACAGATGCAAATAGCAGCCATGGAACGGTCAAAGCATTTCAACAACACACTCAGGGGACTGCACAGCATATGGAGGAGAGAACATCAAAACCATCTCCAAGATTCCACTTTGAAACTGATGAAAGATCAGATCATAATGGCTAAGGTATATGCTAGCATTGCTAGTTCAAAGAAAAATCTTGATCTTGCCAGGCATTTGTTGAAGCATATCAAACAAAATCAAGATGCTATTAAAGAAGCAAACTCGGATGCTGAACTGCAACAAAA TGCTCTTAAACATGCAAAAGCCATGGCTCATGTTCTATCATTAGCAAAAGAGCAGTTATATGATTGTTCTATAGTGGCAAGAAAATTACGAGCCATGATACAGGCCTCAGAGGAATCAGTAATTGCACAACAGAAGAAAAGCCAGTTCTTGATCCACTTTGCTACAAAGACAGTCCCTAAACCCCTGCACTGCCTTCCTTTACAGCTCACTACTGATTACTTCTTACATGATCATATTCGCAACGAATTAGCAGATAAGGCCAAACTCGAAGATCCATCCTTCTACCATTATGCAATCTTCTCTGATAATGTCCTTGCCACTGCAGTTGTAGTCAACTCTACCATATCACATGTCAAGGAACCGGAGAAACATGTCTTTCACATTGTCACGGACAGGCTGAACTTTGCAGCTATGAAAATGTGGTTCATTGCCCATCCTCCTTTAGATGCAGCAATACATGTGGAGAACATTGATGAGTTCAAGTGGCTGAATTCGTCTTACTGTGCAGTTCTTCACCCAATTAATTCGGAGAATCTTAAACAATACTACTCTGCAAGAGATCATCCATCTACAGTTTCTGCTGGCAATAAAAATCTTAAGTACAAAAATCCCAAGTACTTGTCTATGCTCAATCATCTAAGGTTCTACATGCCAGAAATATACCCAAAGCTGGATAAGATACTGTTTCTTGATGATGATGTCGTTGTACAAAAGGATTTGACACCACTTTGGTCTATAGATATGAAAGGGATGGTGAACGGTGCTGTAGAAACTTGCAAAGAAAACTTTGGTCGGTTTGATAAATATCTCAACTTCTCAGACCCAATGATCTCTGATACATTTGACCCAAAAAGCTGTGGATGGGCATTTGGAATGAACATATTTGACTTGAAAGAATGGAAAAAACGAGATATTTCAGGAATATATCACTATTGGCAAGACATG GGCGAATTCCGAAATCTGTGGAAGCTTGGGACACTGCCTGCAGGTCTTGTAACATTTTATGGCCTGACATATTCACTTGACTGGAGTTGGCATGTTCTCGGTCTGGGTTACAATCCTCTTATCAGTACCTCAGTGATTGAGAAGGCAGCTGTCATTCACTATAATGGGAATTATAAGCCGTGGCTGGATCTTGCTATCACCAAGTACAAACATTACTGGAACAAGTATATAAACTTTGACGACCCGTATCTACGAGTCTGCAACATTTTCCAATGA